The following are encoded together in the Streptomyces asoensis genome:
- a CDS encoding ABC transporter ATP-binding protein produces MAPHTEQLTRGTAVRLRGLTRSFENRTVLDGIDLDIPAGQFVALLGHSGSGKSTLLRAVAHLDHEVVGSGELTAPERVSVVFQDSRLLPWRRVLDNVLLGLDGKEAGHQGREALAEVGLKGRERAWPNELSGGEAQRAALARSLVREPELLLADEPFGALDALTRIKMHTLLRELWERHRPSVLLVTHDVDEAIVLADRVLVLDHGRIGLDLTIDRPHPRSYRDPLLGDYRERLLAALGVTEDHQ; encoded by the coding sequence GTGGCGCCGCACACTGAGCAGCTGACCCGTGGCACGGCCGTCCGGCTGCGCGGACTGACCCGGTCCTTCGAGAACCGCACGGTCCTCGACGGCATCGACCTGGACATCCCCGCCGGCCAGTTCGTCGCGCTCCTCGGACACAGCGGCTCCGGCAAGTCCACCCTGCTGCGGGCGGTCGCCCACCTCGACCACGAGGTCGTCGGCAGCGGAGAGCTCACCGCCCCCGAGCGGGTGTCGGTGGTCTTCCAGGACTCCCGGCTGCTGCCCTGGCGCCGGGTACTGGACAACGTCCTGCTGGGCCTGGACGGCAAGGAGGCCGGGCACCAGGGACGCGAGGCACTCGCCGAGGTGGGGCTGAAGGGCCGTGAGCGGGCCTGGCCCAACGAGCTGTCCGGTGGTGAGGCGCAGCGCGCCGCCCTGGCCCGCTCACTGGTCCGTGAGCCCGAACTCCTGCTGGCCGACGAGCCGTTCGGGGCGCTGGACGCCCTCACCCGGATCAAGATGCACACCCTGCTGCGCGAGCTGTGGGAGCGCCACCGGCCCTCCGTGCTGCTCGTCACCCACGACGTGGACGAGGCGATCGTGCTCGCCGACCGGGTCCTCGTCCTCGACCACGGCCGTATCGGCCTCGACCTGACCATCGACCGCCCGCACCCGCGCTCGTACCGGGACCCGCTGCTCGGCGACTACCGCGAACGGCTGCTCGCCGCCCTGGGCGTCACGGAGGACCACCAATGA
- a CDS encoding ABC transporter permease translates to MTTSASTPTSTAAAPTSAVAPTSAVAAAPAAAAGEGGDRVRRRRRRGLAPGTPWPASRLVGPLLLIAAWAAASAAGRLDTGAIPAPWTVVRTGVHLWTDGTLTTDILTSLERAAYGFAIGLTAGVVLALASGLTRTGEALIDGTVQLNRAIPTLGLIPLFILWLGIGETFKIAIIAIVVYIPIYLNTHAALAGIDSRFVELAEVQGLSKVRFIRQIVIPGALPGFFVGLRLGVTGSWLGLVVLEQINATSGLGYMMFQATNYGQSDVILVGLLIYGVFGLLSDTAVRLVERRVLSWRRTLSS, encoded by the coding sequence ATGACCACCAGCGCAAGCACGCCCACGAGCACGGCTGCCGCCCCGACCTCCGCCGTCGCCCCGACCTCCGCCGTCGCCGCGGCACCCGCCGCCGCGGCCGGTGAGGGCGGGGACCGCGTGCGGCGCCGGCGACGGCGCGGACTCGCGCCCGGCACACCGTGGCCGGCCTCCCGGCTCGTCGGCCCCCTGCTCCTCATCGCCGCGTGGGCCGCCGCGTCGGCCGCCGGGCGGCTGGACACCGGGGCGATCCCGGCGCCGTGGACGGTCGTACGGACCGGTGTCCACCTGTGGACCGACGGCACGCTGACCACCGACATCCTGACCTCGCTGGAACGCGCGGCCTACGGGTTCGCGATCGGCCTGACCGCCGGCGTGGTCCTGGCGCTCGCGTCGGGGCTGACCCGCACCGGTGAGGCGCTCATCGACGGGACCGTGCAGCTCAACCGGGCGATCCCGACCCTGGGCCTGATCCCGCTGTTCATCCTCTGGCTGGGCATCGGCGAGACCTTCAAGATCGCGATCATCGCGATCGTCGTCTACATCCCGATCTACCTCAACACGCATGCCGCGCTGGCCGGCATCGACTCCCGGTTCGTCGAACTGGCCGAGGTACAGGGCCTGTCGAAGGTCCGGTTCATCCGGCAGATCGTGATCCCCGGAGCCCTGCCCGGATTCTTCGTGGGACTCCGGCTCGGGGTGACCGGGTCCTGGCTCGGCCTGGTGGTGCTGGAGCAGATCAACGCCACCAGCGGCCTCGGCTACATGATGTTCCAGGCCACGAACTACGGCCAGTCGGACGTCATCCTGGTCGGCCTCCTCATCTACGGCGTGTTCGGTCTCCTCTCCGACACCGCGGTCCGTCTCGTCGAACGGAGGGTGCTGTCGTGGCGCCGCACACTGAGCAGCTGA